In one window of Campylobacter hepaticus DNA:
- a CDS encoding amino acid ABC transporter ATP-binding protein produces MIKIKNLNKKYGDLHVLNNINTTISKGDVIAIIGPSGGGKSTLLRCINRLELAHSGEILINNQNILNKESDINTIRQKVSMVFQHFNLFANKNVIENLCLAPVKTGILTQEQALEKAKTLLNKIGLSDKENIMPHKLSGGQKQRIAIARSLMMNPDVILFDEPTSALDPEMIGEVLSIIKDLAKEGLTMLVVTHEMGFARNVANRIFFMDKGQIAVDAKPKEVFQNPSNERLKEFLNKVLNH; encoded by the coding sequence ATGATTAAAATTAAAAATTTAAATAAAAAATATGGAGATTTACACGTATTAAACAATATCAATACTACTATTTCCAAAGGAGATGTTATTGCCATTATAGGTCCAAGTGGTGGTGGAAAAAGTACGCTTTTACGTTGTATTAATCGTCTAGAATTAGCTCATAGTGGAGAAATTTTAATCAATAATCAAAATATATTAAATAAAGAAAGCGATATTAATACCATTAGGCAAAAAGTAAGTATGGTTTTTCAACATTTTAATCTTTTTGCCAATAAAAACGTTATAGAAAATTTATGTTTAGCCCCTGTTAAAACAGGAATTTTAACTCAAGAACAAGCTCTAGAAAAAGCAAAAACACTGCTTAATAAAATAGGATTAAGCGATAAAGAAAATATCATGCCACATAAACTTTCTGGAGGGCAAAAACAACGCATTGCCATTGCAAGAAGCTTGATGATGAATCCTGATGTGATTTTATTTGATGAGCCCACTTCAGCACTTGATCCTGAAATGATAGGTGAGGTTTTAAGCATTATAAAAGATCTTGCTAAAGAAGGTTTAACTATGCTTGTAGTCACTCATGAAATGGGTTTTGCACGCAATGTTGCTAATCGTATTTTTTTTATGGATAAAGGTCAAATAGCTGTTGATGCTAAACCTA